The following are encoded together in the Salvia hispanica cultivar TCC Black 2014 chromosome 6, UniMelb_Shisp_WGS_1.0, whole genome shotgun sequence genome:
- the LOC125191631 gene encoding anthocyanidin 3-O-glucosyltransferase 2-like: protein MTKSELVFIPCPALSHLIPTVETAKLLLLRDSRLAATILLPPPIFIIDAIAETYVETTSLNPTFSSRLKFIHLPPIQHSNKHFFEHYNVQIPNVRQEISNLLSKEQNPRLAAIVLDVFCIGLVSVAAEFGLPAYLFFTGGATCLGIYQHLVSLRFDHNEDVTRYKNAEVDLPVPCFSLPVPAKVLPAVTVDETFSPEIFLSHFKMFSEVNGVLINTFYDMEPYAVESLLTDDKTPGIYPIGPVLKVESKWFDEDDDVKKWLDDQPENSVVFLCFGSLGIFGEEQVREIAKGLENSGSRFLWSLRKSHNPKLERETSEYFEGFSERTKGFGRVMGWAPQAAVLAHPAVGGFVSHCGWNSTLESVWFGVPMATFPMHAEQQLNAFYLVKEMGMAEAITLDYQTDFTGEKPPESVGWEVIAGGIRRLMAEEGGSGVRRKVEEMGKKAREALVEGGSSYNALIHFIEDVMTRTG from the coding sequence atgaccaAATCCGAACTTGTATTCATTCCATGTCCTGCGCTAAGCCACCTCATCCCCACCGTAGAGACGGCCaagctcctcctcctccgcgaCAGCCGCCTTGCCGCCACCATACTCCTCCCCCCTCCCATCTTCATAATCGACGCCATTGCTGAAACCTACGTAGAAACCACCTCTTTAAACCCTACGTTTTCCTCACGACTTAAATTCATCCACCTCCCTCCCATTCAACACTCAAACAAACATTTCTTCGAGCATTACAACGTCCAAATCCCCAACGTCCGGCAAGAAATCTCCAACCTCCTCTCAAAGGAGCAAAATCCCCGCCTCGCCGCTATCGTGCTCGACGTTTTCTGCATAGGGCTCGTCTCCGTCGCCGCCGAATTCGGCCTGCCGGCGTACCTTTTCTTCACCGGCGGTGCCACCTGCCTCGGCATTTACCAACACCTCGTCTCGCTGAGATTCGACCATAACGAAGATGTCACGAGGTACAAAAACGCGGAGGTAGACTTGCCGGTGCCCTGCTTTTCTCTCCCAGTTCCGGCAAAAGTCTTGCCGGCGGTGACGGTGgatgagaccttctccccagaGATCTTCTTGAGCCATTTCAAGATGTTTTCTGAGGTAAATGGTGTTTTGATCAATACGTTTTACGACATGGAACCATACGCAGTTGAGTCGCTCTTGACCGATGATAAGACACCGGGGATTTATCCGATCGGACCGGTTTTGAAGGTGGAAAGCAAATGGTTTGACGAAGACGACGATGTGAAGAAATGGCTTGACGATCAGCCGGAAAATTCAGTTGTTTTCTTGTGTTTCGGAAGCCTCGGTATATTTGGTGAAGAACAGGTGAGGGAAATCGCCAAGGGTTTGGAGAATAGTGGGAGTCGTTTCTTGTGGTCGTTGAGGAAGAGTCACAATCccaagttagagagagaaacatcCGAATATTTCGAGGGTTTCTCGGAGAGGACTAAAGGGTTTGGGAGAGTGATGGGGTGGGCCCCGCAGGCAGCTGTGCTGGCGCATCCTGCGGTGGGAGGGTTTGTATCGCACTGTGGGTGGAACTCGACTCTCGAGAGCGTGTGGTTTGGAGTGCCCATGGCTACTTTCCCGATGCATGCGGAGCAGCAGCTGAATGCATTTTATCTGGTCAAGGAGATGGGGATGGCGGAGGCGATTACGTTGGATTATCAGACGGATTTCACGGGAGAGAAGCCGCCCGAGAGTGTGGGGTGGGAGGTGATCGCGGGGGGGATAAGGCGGCTGATGGCGGAGGAGGGAGGGAGTGGGGTGAGGAGGAAGGTGGAGGAGATGGGGAAGAAGGCAAGGGAAGCTTTGGTGGAAGGTGGATCATCTTACAATGctctaattcattttattgagGATGTTATGACTAGGACTGGCTAA